In Monomorium pharaonis isolate MP-MQ-018 chromosome 3, ASM1337386v2, whole genome shotgun sequence, a genomic segment contains:
- the LOC105839953 gene encoding insulin receptor, with protein sequence MKTRKSLLPIVLLCVTVVGLALCQEKRWPKAATKHRDKSTKGKYDPDYADRTREEDSAEFYYDRSSVVTSYYDFRSPVTLAAYRNNRAIEKSRSTDVRPKNNQQSSQSSNLPKSPMKSSEEVGREKGRRYKNMTIGDGICQSIDIRNSVDSFSVLKECRVIEGFLQIVLIENNTEADFENVTFPELREITGYFLLYRVDGLKSLSKLFPNLEVIRGDILLTDYAFMIYEMKNLQEIGLTNLTKISRGGVRIEKNPALCFTNTVNWSLIVPAGENFIKDNGNDLNCPHVKGCPQCPGNYCWTAQRCQKLERPKCHEQCLGECYGPSDTECYVCKHYRHEGRCIETCPPNLYAYLSRRCISKDECQNMNHHIRRLTKSEDVQIWRPFKNFCVTQCPEGYEDYIDDKNVTACQACTGQCRKFSKGAIIRHISDAQSFRGITVVKGALEFQIRNGNPNIMNELADAFGLIEEITEYLKISHSFPITSLSFFKKLKVIKGEGLDMSNASFIVIDNPNLSALFPPSQKITIENGRLFFHYNPKLCLSKIEEFGKMVNITNFTDIEVEPVSNGDKVACNIVNINITVKKREADHVILSWDSYKPAEGQQLLNYLLNYIETENENITYEANACGNNTWQIVDVNILPSWNSTVSKYISNLKPYTKYAAFVKTFAARDKNSSNTFVTPVGQSEIIFFRTKSTIPSIPTNVSSTAISDSEILLKWSPPIYPNGPIGYYMITSTIRLDDEELVASRNYCVDTLINEPKKEEIHEMTIKTPLVSNPSSCCVKDANTKTKQFELFCHKNMTISNLSPGWKDYCVFNNYNLPESKFHDMANNLSTLAQEGQKIATDVSANVDSGNHLNEEIHLYNVSAQNTTYLLKNLRHYSLYTITIAACGAKTEKNIPMCSSIQYANIRTLKRLNADDVHNVKVHVTNNTIVEVTWESVKDPNAFIVSYSIEYTNLDVKDAKKSTECIPYIGREEIHLNHYIRNLSPGRYSLRIRSTSLAGDGAFTDVIYFSVGLSENNEIMIITLMILAVLVVIVITIMFFIKNRQKKKTQERLIASVNPDYIETKYVVDSWEVPRENVEILEELGLGNFGMVYRGYLDGTGQVAIKTISETASQREKNEFLNEASVMKNFSTWHIIKLLGVVSMGNPPFVIMELMENGDLKTYLRRIRDTQMVPNASRIMRMAAEIADGMAYLESKKFVHRDLAARNCMVSKDLVCKIGDFGMARDIYETDYYKIGKKGLLPIRWMAPENLSDGVFTSDSDVWSFGVVLYEILTLAEIPYQGFSNEEVLHHVLHKGMLNIPRNCPETIQKIMEKCFKWRPSERPTFMEIVSELEPFLGQDFCEKSFYHSDEGIEIRSLGIKKVYHNAAPIRFHWGHETARWVKDFEDNVTLLDQMKAGTSRGRIFKNGFQHFGNVTNFEDVPLDR encoded by the exons ATGAAGACGAGGAAGTCGCTGCTGCCGATCGTTCTGTTGTGCGTCACGGTGGTGGGCCTGGCGCTCTGCCAGGAGAAAAGGTGGCCGAAAGCAGCCACGAAGCACCGGGATAAAAGCACCAAGGGCAAGTACGATCCTGATTACGCGGACAGGACGAGGGAGGAGGATTCCGCCGAGTTCTACTACGATCGGAGCTCGGTGGTCACCAGCTACTACGACTTTAGATCCCCGGTCACCCTAGCCGCTTACAGAAACAACAGGGCGATCGAGAAGTCCAG ATCCACGGATGTCAGACCGAAAAACAATCAGCAGTCTAGTCAATCGTCGAATCTACCCAAGTCGCCCATGAAATCGAGCGAGGAAGTAGGACGGGAGAAAGGACGAAGATATAAGAATATGACGATCGGGGACGGTATTTGTCAGAGCATAGATATCAGGAACAGTGTCGACAGTTTCTCAGTATTGAAAGAGTGCCGTGTAATCGAGGGCTTTTTGCAAATCGTACTAATCGAGAATAATACCGAGGCGGATTTCGAGAACGTTACCTTCCCGGAGTTAAGAGAAATTACCGGATACTTTCTTTTATATCGCGTGGACGGTCTGAAGAGTCTCAGCAAACTCTTCCCGAATCTCGAGGTCATCAGGGGCGATATACTTCTGACGGACTACGCCTTCATGATTTACGAGATGAAGAACTTGCAGGAG ATCGGCCTCACCAACCTGACAAAGATATCCCGGGGTGGTGTACGCATAGAGAAGAATCCCGCTCTCTGTTTTACGAATACCGTGAATTGGAGTCTTATCGTCCCGGCCGGCGAGAACTTCATTAAAGATAATGGAAACGATTTGAATTGCCCGCACGTGAAAG GCTGCCCGCAATGTCCTGGCAATTATTGTTGGACTGCCCAACGTTGCCAGAAACTAGAAAGACCAAAATGTCACGAACAATGTCTCGGGGAATGTTACGGTCCGAGCGATACCGAATGTTACGTATGCAAGCATTATCGGCACGAGGGAAGATGCATTGAAACCTGTCCGCCTAATTT ATACGCATATCTCTCGAGACGGTGCATCAGCAAGGACGAATGCCAAAATATGAATCATCATATCAGAAGACTCACTAAATCGGAGGATGTACAGATATGGCGacctttcaaaaatttctgtGTCACTCAGTGTCCTGAGGGTTACGAAGATTACATCGACGACAAAAAT GTAACAGCTTGTCAAGCTTGCACAGGACAGTGCCGTAAATTCAGTAAAGGTGCTATCATACGCCACATTTCGGATGCTCAGAGTTTCCGTGGTATAACGGTAGTGAAGGGTGCTCTAGAGTTTCAAATCAGAAATGGTAATCCAAATATAATGAATGAGTTAGCAGATGCGTTCGGTTTAATCGAAGAAATAACCGAATATCTGAAGATATCGCACTCTTTTCCGATTACGTCGCTGAGTTTCTTCAAGAAGCTCAAAGTGATCAAGGGTGAAGGTCTAGATATGAGTAACGCGAGTTTCATAGTCATAGACAATCCGAATCTCTCCGCCCTCTTTCCGCCGTctcaaaaaataactatagaGAATGGCAGGTTGTTCTTTCATTATAATCCTAAACTCTGTCTTTCCAAGATAGAAGAGTTCGGTAAAATGGTGAATATTACTAATTTCACGGATATTGAGGTCGAGCCGGTATCGAACGGCGACAAGGTCGCCTGCAACATCGTTAATATAAACATCACGGTGAAAAAGCGGGAAGCGGATCATGTGATTCTGAGTTGGGACAGCTATAAACCAGCGGAGGGCCAACAGCTTCTCAATTACCTGTTAAATTACATAGAAACTGAGAACGAGAACATAACTTACGAAGCGAACGCTTGCGGTAATAACACGTGGCAAATCGTGGACGTCAATATACTACCGAGTTGGAATTCAACTGTTTCAAAGTATATCTCGAACTTGAAACCATACACCAAATATGCCGCGTTTGTGAAAACATTTGCGGCAAGAGACAAGAATTCTTCGAATACCTTTGTAACCCCGGTGGGTCAATCGGAGATTATCTTCTTTCGGACGAAGAGCACGATACCTTCGATACCGACGAATGTGAGCTCAACCGCGATAAGCGACAGTGAAATTCTACTTAAATGGAGCCCGCCGATTTATCCCAATGGTCCCATAGGCTATTATATGATCACCAGTACGATTCGATTGGACGACGAGGAACTGGTCGCTTCGCGAAATTATTGTGTCGATACTTTGATCAACGAACCCAAAAAGGAAGAAATACACGAAATGACGATTAAGACGCCATTGGTCTCGAATCCCAGTTCCTGCTGTGTCAAAGACGCAAACACCAAGACTAAGCAGTTTGAACTATTctgtcataaaaatatgaccATCAGCAATTTGTCACCCGGCTGGAAAGATTACTGTGTctttaataactataatttgCCAGAGAGTAAATTTCATGATATGGCAAACAATTTATCCACTTTAGCGCAAGAAGGACAAAAAATTGCAACAGATGTTTCGGCTAACGTTGATAGCGGCAACCATCTGAATGAGGAAATCCATTTGTACAACGTTAGTGCGCAAAATACTACGTATCTTTTGAAGAACTTGCGTCATTATTCTTTGTACACTATCACGATCGCCGCATGTGGCGCCAAGACGGAAAAAAATATCCCGATGTGTTCGTCCATTCAATATGCGAATATCCGGACACTGAAGCGACTGAACGCGGACGATGTTCATAACGTGAAGGTTCACGTGACTAACAATACGATAGTCGAAGTCACCTGGGAATCGGTCAAGGATCCAAACGCGTTTATCGTCTCGTACAGCATTGAGTATACGAATCTGGACGTGAAGGATGCGAAGAAGAGCACTGAGTGCATACCGTACATCGGCCGCGAAGAGATTCATCTTAATCATTACATCAGAAATCTCAGTCCGGGTAGATACAGCCTCAGAATTCGTTCCACGTCGTTAGCGGGTGATGGCGCTTTCACCGACGTAATCTATTTCTCAGTTGGTCTATCGGAGAACaatgaaataatgattataacGCTGATGATTTTAGCCGTGCTAGTCGTCATTGTGATtacaataatgttttttattaagaaccgtcagaaaaagaaaacacagGAGCGATTGATAGCCAGCGTAAATCCAGATTATATCGAGACTAAGTATGTCGTCGATAGCTGGGAAGTACCCAGAGAAAATGTTGAGATCTTAGAGGAGCTCGGTTTGGGTAATTTCGGCATGGTGTACCGAGGATATCTAGACGGTACCGGTCAAGTAGCCATCAAAACGATCTCCGAAACAGCTAGCCAGCGAGAAAAGAACGAGTTCCTGAACGAAGCTTCAGTCATGAAGAACTTTTCGACATGGCATATCATCAAATTGCTAGGCGTAGTTTCCATGGGCAATCCGCCATTCGTTATTATGGAACTTATGGAGAACGGTGATCTAAAAACGTACCTACGTAGGATACGTGACACTCAGATGGTGCCGAATGCATCCAGAATAATGAGAATGGCCGCGGAAATCGCCGACGGTATGGCCTACCTAGAGTCCAAGAAATTCGTGCATCGCGACCTGGCCGCTCGCAATTGCATGGTGTCCAAGGACCTGGTCTGCAAGATTGGTGACTTTGGCATGGCGAGAGATATCTACGAGACTGATTATTACAAGATTGGCAAGAAAGGCCTTCTGCCAATACGCTGGATGGCGCCGGAGAATCTCTCCGACGGCGTATTCACGTCCGACTCGGATGTATGGTCGTTTGGTGTCGTGCTCTACGAGATACTCACTCTCGCTGAGATACCATATCAAGGTTTCTCGAACGAAGAGGTGCTGCATCACGTGCTGCATAAAGGCATGCTGAACATACCGCGGAACTGTCCTGAAACCATACAGAAGATTATGGAGAAGTGCTTTAAGTGGCGGCCCAGTGAACGTCCGACCTTCATGGAGATTGTTTCGGAGCTAGAACCGTTCCTGGGCCAGGACTTCTGTGAAAAGTCGTTCTATCACTCCGATGAAGGCATCGAGATACGTAGCCTCGGCATCAAGAAGGTCTATCACAATGCCGCGCCGATTCGATTTCACTGGGGCCACGAGACCGCGAGATGGGTGAAGGACTTCGAGGACAACGTGACGTTACTCGATCAAATGAAGGCGGGTACCAGCCGGGGGCGGATCTTCAAGAACGGCTTCCAGCACTTCGGTAATGTAACGAACTTCGAGGACGTTCCGCTCGATCGATGA